Proteins from a single region of Apium graveolens cultivar Ventura chromosome 7, ASM990537v1, whole genome shotgun sequence:
- the LOC141674906 gene encoding uncharacterized protein LOC141674906, producing MTSKKTSYVGKDVSPRRNNVTPLRQPPPPPHHKVINFISGGSKICGATYSQAKRASRETDIRVTQVGVSNDNLPSLMFDKSDKKNIREPQQDRLVISLPVGNCLIKRILVDNESAANIMMLRTLTQMGLEESDMIKRSTTLVGFSGETKRILGEITLPTYAQGPNLLEKFCIIDVDSSYNIIMGRPWIHNLKAVHQHIIKY from the coding sequence ATGACGTCAAAGAAGACATCTTATGTTGGAAAGGACGTGTCTCCGAGAAGAAACAACGTGACGCCACTAAGACagccaccacctccaccacatCACAAGGTGATCAACTTCATCTCAGGAGGGTCAAAAATATGCGGAGCAACATATTCACAGGCTAAGAGAGCATCCAGAGAAACAGACATACGTGTCACACAAGTGGGGGTTAGTAATGACAATCTTCCATCCTTAATGTTTGATAAATCAGACAAAAAGAACATACGAGAACCACAACAAGACAGACTAGTCATCTCACTACCCGTGGGAAATTGCTTAATTAAAAGGATATTGGTGGATAATGAGAGTGCTGCCAACATCATGATGCTTAGAACGTTGACACAAATGGGGTTGGAAGAAAGTGACATGATCAAGAGGTCGACAACATTGGTTGGGTTTAGTGGTGAGACAAAACGCATATTGGGGGAGATTACGTTGCCAACATATGCCCAAGGGCCCAATCTCCTGGAAAAGTTTTGCATAATTGATGTGGACTCGAGTTACAACATAATCATGGGAAGACCATGGATACACAACTTGAAGGCAGTTCATCAACATATCATCAAGTATTAA